One Thalassotalea sediminis DNA segment encodes these proteins:
- the groL gene encoding chaperonin GroEL (60 kDa chaperone family; promotes refolding of misfolded polypeptides especially under stressful conditions; forms two stacked rings of heptamers to form a barrel-shaped 14mer; ends can be capped by GroES; misfolded proteins enter the barrel where they are refolded when GroES binds), which produces MAAKDVLFGNDARAKMLSGVNILADAVKVTLGPKGRNVVLDKSFGGPTITKDGVSVAKEIELEDKFENMGAQMVKEVASKANDEAGDGTTTATVLAQAIVNEGLKSIAAGMNPMDLKRGIDKAVIAAVEELKSLSTPCTDNKAIEQVGTISANSDKTVGEIIATAMERVGAEGVITVEEGQALTDELDVVEGMQFDRGYLSPYFINNQENGTVELENPFILLVDKKVSNIRELLQTLEAVAKAGKPLLIIAEDVEGEALATLVVNNMRGIVKVAAVKAPGFGDRRKAMLQDIATLTAGTVISEEIGMELEKATLEDLGQAKRVVISKDNTTIIDGIGEEADIQARVAQIRGQIEETSSDYDKEKLQERLAKLAGGVAVIKVGAATEVEMKEKKARVEDALHATRAAVEEGVVAGGGVALVRVAEKIKALEGDNEDQNHGINVALRAMESPLRQIVTNCGDEASVVLNEVRNGEGNYGYNAGNGTYGDMLDMGILDPAKVTRSAIQFAASVAGLMLTTEAMITDAPVKDSAPAMPDMGGMGGMGGGMPGMM; this is translated from the coding sequence ATGGCGGCAAAAGACGTATTATTCGGTAATGACGCACGCGCTAAAATGCTTAGCGGTGTAAATATTTTAGCTGATGCAGTTAAGGTTACTTTAGGACCTAAAGGTCGTAATGTAGTTTTAGATAAATCATTTGGTGGCCCAACAATCACTAAAGATGGTGTTTCAGTTGCCAAAGAAATTGAACTTGAAGATAAGTTCGAAAATATGGGCGCACAAATGGTGAAAGAAGTTGCGTCTAAGGCAAACGATGAAGCGGGCGACGGTACAACAACTGCAACCGTATTAGCACAAGCTATTGTAAATGAAGGTTTAAAGTCAATCGCAGCGGGTATGAATCCAATGGATCTTAAGCGCGGTATAGACAAAGCTGTTATTGCTGCGGTTGAAGAGCTTAAATCACTTTCTACACCTTGTACTGACAATAAAGCGATTGAGCAAGTTGGTACTATTTCAGCAAACTCAGACAAGACAGTTGGTGAAATCATTGCTACAGCAATGGAGCGTGTTGGTGCAGAAGGCGTTATTACTGTTGAAGAAGGTCAAGCGTTGACTGATGAGTTAGACGTTGTTGAAGGTATGCAGTTTGATCGTGGATACTTATCACCTTACTTCATTAACAACCAAGAAAATGGCACGGTTGAATTAGAAAACCCATTCATTCTTTTAGTGGATAAAAAAGTATCAAATATACGCGAATTGCTTCAAACATTAGAAGCAGTTGCTAAAGCAGGTAAGCCTTTATTAATTATTGCTGAAGATGTTGAAGGTGAAGCATTAGCGACATTAGTTGTAAACAACATGCGTGGTATTGTTAAAGTTGCTGCCGTTAAGGCGCCAGGTTTTGGTGATCGCCGCAAAGCAATGCTTCAAGACATCGCTACGTTAACAGCAGGTACAGTAATTTCCGAAGAAATCGGTATGGAGCTTGAAAAAGCGACTTTAGAAGATTTAGGTCAAGCTAAGCGTGTCGTGATATCTAAAGACAATACAACCATTATCGATGGCATTGGCGAAGAAGCTGACATTCAAGCACGTGTTGCTCAAATTCGTGGCCAAATTGAAGAAACATCTTCAGATTATGATAAAGAAAAACTTCAAGAGCGCTTAGCAAAACTTGCTGGTGGTGTTGCGGTCATTAAAGTGGGCGCGGCTACTGAAGTTGAAATGAAAGAGAAAAAAGCACGCGTTGAAGATGCATTACACGCAACGCGCGCAGCGGTTGAAGAAGGTGTTGTAGCTGGTGGTGGTGTTGCCTTGGTTCGTGTTGCTGAGAAAATTAAAGCACTTGAAGGTGATAACGAAGACCAAAATCACGGTATCAATGTAGCATTACGCGCAATGGAGTCGCCATTACGTCAAATCGTGACTAACTGCGGTGATGAAGCTTCTGTAGTACTTAATGAAGTACGTAATGGTGAAGGTAACTATGGTTATAATGCGGGTAACGGTACTTATGGCGATATGTTAGACATGGGGATTCTAGATCCAGCGAAAGTAACACGTTCTGCAATTCAGTTTGCGGCATCTGTTGCTGGCTTAATGTTAACAACTGAAGCGATGATTACTGACGCACCAGTTAAAGATTCTGCACCTGCAATGCCTGATATGGGCGGCATGGGTGGTATGGGTGGCGGTATGCCAGGTATGATGTAA
- a CDS encoding DUF4389 domain-containing protein, with the protein MKDIHSVEKKNWLSAGTWLRGLFMLLFGFIAGFVRFIITMIAIFQFLFLLVTGRANNHLKSLGQSLNNYIYQINQFLTLNTDKYPFPLSDWPEDKPHYRYTHRS; encoded by the coding sequence ATGAAAGATATTCATTCAGTAGAGAAAAAAAACTGGTTAAGCGCAGGCACATGGTTACGTGGCCTATTTATGTTGTTATTCGGTTTTATTGCAGGCTTTGTACGTTTTATTATTACCATGATTGCGATATTCCAGTTCTTGTTCTTACTCGTAACCGGTAGAGCAAATAATCATTTAAAAAGTCTTGGTCAAAGTTTAAACAACTATATTTATCAAATTAATCAATTTTTAACGTTAAATACCGATAAATACCCTTTTCCATTAAGTGACTGGCCAGAAGATAAACCACATTACCGCTATACCCATAGAAGTTAA
- the bfr gene encoding bacterioferritin — MKGNTEIINALNGLLAYELAAMDQYFIHSRMYHDWGFTKLFERIDHEFDDEKGHASLLIERILFLEGTPDMVTRSGLDIGKDVPQMLSNDLDVELAVDKALKDAMALCEEKKDFVTRNMLQTLIDDTESDHAFWLEQQLRLIKTLGLENYLQSQL, encoded by the coding sequence ATGAAAGGTAATACAGAGATTATTAACGCCCTTAACGGCCTGTTAGCTTATGAGCTTGCCGCAATGGATCAATACTTCATTCATTCACGTATGTATCACGACTGGGGCTTCACAAAATTATTTGAACGCATCGACCATGAATTTGACGACGAAAAAGGACACGCGTCTTTACTCATTGAGCGTATTCTCTTTTTAGAAGGCACGCCAGATATGGTTACCAGAAGTGGTCTTGATATCGGCAAAGATGTCCCGCAAATGTTAAGCAATGATTTAGACGTAGAACTTGCCGTTGATAAGGCGTTAAAAGACGCAATGGCGCTCTGTGAGGAGAAAAAAGATTTTGTCACCCGTAATATGTTGCAAACACTTATTGATGATACCGAAAGCGATCATGCGTTCTGGTTAGAACAACAATTACGACTCATAAAGACTCTTGGTTTAGAGAACTACTTACAGTCTCAACTGTAA
- a CDS encoding serine hydrolase domain-containing protein, which yields MHYYLLPLTYFLILTLSISISVNATNITDKIDNQISKIRTQLNINSAIAIAVIDNEKIIYQRTTGYADIEHNILANDETLFYIASITKPLFAQFILQILEKSQYSLDTTLAQMFPEIKFHSEIKANKVTIKHLLSHTSGLQDNFLTNALSITGIHNKQLTKSMLSKLYSNTEKPLGQFQYTNLGYNIVSLWYENTFNIPWQTAIKHHLLTPLKMTHTTALRSEAKQQKLQIAKPYSYFSLEPTKALYLEKQDNTLHAAGGLLSSIEDMARFVNQQLTPSAIPNLKNNTKLSHKSLANVNSKRGDFERTTYGLGWYKGQYKKQVTMHHFGSFDGFRPHLSFMPNKGIGIVILNNEGMFNDKVTDVIADYIYGILLEEDDIEQTSLQRIAALSTMAKSYREKFITKEQSYHNRPLDLTKPINQYTGTYHHAMAGNVIINYQQEHFTVTWGNLHATATAYKETDVLRIKLRPSHGQLIRFIEYNSGISALTLDGITFKKR from the coding sequence ATGCACTATTATTTATTACCACTAACCTACTTCTTAATACTTACACTTAGCATCTCAATATCAGTAAATGCAACCAATATAACGGATAAAATAGATAACCAGATAAGTAAAATTAGGACACAATTAAACATCAATAGTGCGATTGCTATCGCCGTGATTGATAATGAAAAAATCATATACCAACGCACTACAGGGTACGCTGACATCGAGCATAATATACTAGCAAACGACGAAACTCTTTTTTATATCGCTTCGATTACCAAACCGCTTTTTGCTCAATTCATTTTACAAATATTGGAAAAATCTCAATATTCACTAGATACGACGCTCGCTCAGATGTTCCCCGAGATAAAATTTCATTCAGAAATTAAAGCGAATAAAGTGACCATTAAACATTTACTCTCACATACATCAGGTCTTCAAGATAACTTCTTAACAAACGCTTTGTCGATCACTGGTATTCATAATAAGCAACTCACAAAGAGTATGCTAAGCAAACTTTATTCGAATACGGAAAAACCATTAGGCCAATTTCAGTATACAAATTTAGGCTACAACATTGTGAGTTTATGGTATGAAAATACGTTTAATATCCCATGGCAAACGGCAATAAAACATCATTTATTAACACCCTTGAAGATGACACACACAACCGCTTTACGCAGTGAAGCCAAGCAACAAAAATTACAGATTGCTAAACCATATTCTTACTTTTCACTAGAGCCAACCAAGGCTTTATACTTAGAAAAGCAAGATAATACTCTACATGCGGCAGGTGGCTTGTTGTCTTCTATTGAAGATATGGCGCGCTTTGTTAATCAACAATTAACGCCATCAGCAATACCTAACCTAAAGAACAACACTAAACTTTCCCATAAATCTCTAGCAAACGTTAACAGTAAACGCGGCGATTTTGAACGTACTACCTATGGACTAGGTTGGTATAAAGGGCAATACAAAAAACAGGTAACCATGCATCATTTTGGTTCTTTTGATGGCTTTCGCCCACACCTATCTTTTATGCCAAATAAAGGCATTGGTATTGTAATATTGAATAATGAAGGCATGTTCAACGATAAGGTTACGGATGTTATTGCTGACTATATCTATGGCATATTGTTAGAAGAAGATGATATTGAACAAACATCTCTTCAACGAATTGCTGCGTTATCAACAATGGCGAAGTCGTACCGTGAAAAATTTATCACTAAAGAGCAAAGTTACCACAATCGTCCTTTAGATCTAACAAAGCCAATTAATCAATATACCGGAACATATCATCACGCGATGGCGGGCAATGTCATTATTAACTATCAGCAAGAGCATTTCACTGTTACATGGGGAAACCTTCACGCAACGGCAACGGCTTATAAAGAAACTGATGTGCTTAGAATTAAGTTGAGACCTAGCCATGGCCAGTTGATACGTTTTATTGAATATAACTCAGGTATTTCAGCACTTACGCTAGATGGCATTACATTTAAAAAGCGCTAA
- the efp gene encoding elongation factor P: MASFSTNQFKAGLKLMIDGEPCNILENEIVKPGKGQAFNRVKIRKLISGKVLEKTFKSGESVEGADVMDSELGYLYADGEFWHFMNNDTFEQVAADEKAVGDNVKWLSEGDLCTITFWDGNPISVSPPNFVELEITETDPGLKGDTAGTGGKPATLTTGAVVRVPLFVQIGEVVKVDTRTGEYVSRAGK; this comes from the coding sequence ATGGCTTCATTCAGTACTAACCAATTTAAAGCCGGTCTTAAATTAATGATCGACGGCGAACCTTGTAACATTTTAGAAAATGAAATCGTTAAGCCGGGTAAAGGCCAAGCATTTAACCGTGTAAAAATCCGTAAGTTAATCTCTGGCAAAGTGCTAGAAAAAACCTTTAAATCAGGTGAATCTGTAGAAGGCGCTGATGTAATGGATTCAGAGCTTGGTTATTTATATGCCGATGGCGAATTCTGGCATTTTATGAATAATGACACCTTTGAGCAAGTTGCAGCTGACGAAAAAGCGGTTGGCGATAATGTAAAATGGCTGTCAGAAGGTGATTTATGTACGATTACTTTTTGGGATGGTAACCCAATTTCTGTGTCGCCTCCTAACTTTGTTGAGTTAGAAATAACAGAAACTGATCCTGGCTTAAAAGGTGATACGGCAGGTACTGGTGGTAAACCTGCAACATTAACTACAGGTGCCGTAGTACGTGTACCTTTATTTGTTCAAATCGGTGAAGTAGTGAAAGTGGATACACGCACTGGTGAATATGTATCACGTGCCGGAAAATAA
- the bfr gene encoding bacterioferritin has protein sequence MQSQSNIITTLNAVLTTELTSINQFFLHARMYKNWGFSKLNEHCYKKSIKDMKQADALIERILFLEGLPNLQKLGALSIGEKTEEMLQCDSKFQLTQIEQMKQAIALCEQEKDFVTRELLVEILDYEEEHLDWLETQAYQIQHMGLEKYLQAQL, from the coding sequence ATGCAAAGTCAAAGTAATATAATCACAACGCTAAACGCAGTGCTTACCACCGAACTTACCTCAATTAACCAATTTTTCTTACATGCAAGAATGTATAAGAACTGGGGCTTTTCAAAACTAAATGAGCATTGCTATAAAAAGTCTATTAAAGACATGAAGCAAGCAGATGCACTGATTGAGCGGATTCTTTTCCTAGAAGGCTTACCAAACTTACAAAAACTTGGTGCACTTTCTATCGGTGAAAAAACCGAAGAAATGTTGCAATGCGATAGCAAATTTCAATTAACGCAAATTGAACAAATGAAGCAAGCGATTGCTTTATGTGAGCAAGAAAAAGATTTCGTCACCCGTGAACTATTGGTTGAGATCCTTGACTATGAAGAAGAACATTTAGATTGGTTAGAGACGCAAGCGTATCAAATTCAACATATGGGTTTGGAAAAATATTTACAAGCACAGTTATAA
- a CDS encoding DUF3016 domain-containing protein produces MIKVNVIMSTIVSFLLVAPNALAGTSEVTWQNPDKYRDVYAGQEHRAKFKKRVFKEFEQHFAKLAEQLPKEQTLKITVTDVDLAGDVHETMDRIRVIKDIHIPRMKFSYQLVDASDHILQEGLENLKDMSFMMRSSLRYNNTFLHYEKVMLDQWFDNTLAQK; encoded by the coding sequence ATGATTAAAGTAAACGTGATAATGTCTACAATTGTTTCGTTTTTGCTTGTTGCACCAAATGCGTTGGCCGGCACAAGTGAAGTAACATGGCAGAACCCAGATAAATACAGAGATGTTTATGCTGGGCAAGAGCATAGAGCTAAATTTAAAAAGCGCGTGTTTAAAGAGTTTGAACAACATTTCGCTAAACTGGCAGAGCAACTTCCCAAAGAACAGACTTTAAAGATTACTGTAACTGATGTTGATTTAGCAGGTGATGTGCATGAAACCATGGATCGTATACGTGTGATCAAAGATATTCATATACCACGTATGAAGTTTTCATATCAGCTAGTGGATGCTTCTGATCACATCCTTCAAGAAGGCTTAGAAAACTTGAAAGATATGAGCTTTATGATGCGAAGTAGTTTACGTTATAACAACACTTTTCTTCATTATGAAAAAGTGATGTTAGACCAATGGTTTGATAATACACTTGCGCAAAAGTAA
- a CDS encoding (2Fe-2S)-binding protein, giving the protein MFVCICNGITDKNIQEVVRNKGAGTMRELKKHLNIGKDCGSCVKAAQQVIDNTIIDESLFQDVG; this is encoded by the coding sequence ATGTTTGTTTGCATTTGTAATGGCATCACAGATAAAAATATACAAGAAGTCGTGCGTAACAAAGGCGCAGGTACTATGCGTGAATTAAAAAAACACCTTAATATTGGTAAAGACTGTGGTTCTTGCGTGAAAGCAGCGCAACAAGTTATCGATAATACCATTATCGATGAATCACTTTTTCAAGACGTCGGCTAG
- the epmB gene encoding EF-P beta-lysylation protein EpmB: MPQIIPYIHDNLHTSWQKELADVVTDPSVLLKMLDIDPSIYQAHFSARKLFPVRVPKPFITRMVKGDIDDPLLKQVMPISAEFIDTHGFSTDPLAEHDTVAEGLLHKYTHRVLMIVKAGCAINCRYCFRRHFPYADNSPNKQRWQQALDYITAHQEVNEVIFSGGDPLMANDQHLHWLIAQIERIPHVKRLRIHSRLPVVIPQRITPELVDMLANSRLKSTFVFHINHPNEIDESFANAIEPLRQARIPLFNQSVLLKGVNDEVNTLCQLSEQLFDCGIQPYYLHLFDKVQGVAHFNISDQQAQSLVKNMMATLPGFLMPKVVREIAGEANKTPIKLA, translated from the coding sequence ATGCCGCAAATAATACCCTATATTCACGATAATTTGCACACTTCTTGGCAAAAAGAGTTAGCCGACGTTGTGACAGACCCGAGTGTACTGTTAAAAATGCTTGATATTGACCCTAGCATTTATCAAGCACACTTTTCTGCCCGTAAGCTTTTTCCAGTGCGAGTGCCAAAGCCTTTTATTACAAGAATGGTGAAAGGTGACATTGATGATCCCCTACTAAAACAAGTCATGCCAATATCAGCGGAGTTTATTGACACTCATGGATTTAGCACCGACCCGTTGGCAGAACATGATACAGTTGCCGAGGGTTTATTGCATAAATATACTCACCGCGTACTGATGATCGTAAAAGCGGGTTGTGCGATTAATTGTCGATACTGTTTCCGTCGTCATTTTCCTTATGCTGATAACAGCCCAAATAAACAACGTTGGCAGCAAGCACTCGATTACATTACAGCACATCAAGAAGTTAACGAAGTGATTTTTAGCGGTGGTGATCCGCTCATGGCTAATGATCAACACTTACATTGGTTAATAGCGCAAATCGAGCGTATTCCTCACGTAAAACGGCTACGTATTCACAGTCGATTACCTGTCGTTATCCCGCAACGTATAACACCTGAGCTAGTAGATATGTTGGCAAACTCTCGACTTAAAAGCACCTTTGTCTTTCATATCAATCACCCAAATGAAATTGATGAATCATTTGCAAACGCCATTGAGCCCCTACGGCAAGCTAGGATACCGCTATTCAATCAAAGTGTGTTATTAAAAGGCGTGAACGACGAAGTAAACACTTTATGTCAATTAAGTGAGCAGCTTTTTGATTGCGGTATTCAGCCATACTATTTGCACTTATTTGATAAAGTACAAGGGGTTGCTCATTTTAATATTAGCGATCAACAAGCACAATCATTAGTAAAAAACATGATGGCAACCTTACCTGGCTTTTTAATGCCTAAAGTTGTGCGGGAAATTGCTGGTGAAGCTAACAAAACCCCCATAAAACTGGCATAA